GACCCTGTCTGATCCTGCCTACTCCTTGTCCGGCAGCGGCTCGTGCGCCTTGCGTCCATAGACGCGCTCGTACGCCTTGCAGTACGGGCAGACGCTGCCCTCGATCTTCCTGACGAACCAGAACGCGAAACCTCGCTGCTTGCGCCGCGCGCGCCCGCAGAGGGGGCAGTCGAGGCATCTCTGCGCCATGGCGCGATCTCTTTCCGTGATGGGCCGATCAGTCATGCTGTCTCCTCAGTCGCTGCGTGTCGCCGTGGCTCGGAGGTCTTCTGGACAGGATAACAGGATTGACAGGATTCAGGAAAGCGCGGGGCCAAACCCCGGATCGGCGCGTGAGAACCGGCTGGCGGGCTGGATGGAGGCGGGGCAGCCCCGGCAGGGGCGTCTGCGAGTAGCCACGGGCGCAGACCCTCCGAAACCTCGGCGAAGGAGGGCCAGCCCGTGGGCGCGGGCGCCCGACACACAGCAGAGCCCCGTCAGGGGCTCTGGGTTGTTGTTCCGGCTTCCCATCCTGGCCCTGACGGGCCAGGCTATGCTCCGTCGGCCCTTCAGGCCTCGCTAGAGAAATAGTCGCTCGACGAGATAAATGGCGTACATGCGCACCTCGCGCACCAGGAAACCGGCCTTGGAGCCCACGCTCGCGTACCGACTCGTCGGCGTCGGTGAAGGATACGCGTCTATCCCGACGTCGCGCGCCATCATCACCGAGCGCCTCATGTGCAGCGGATCGCTCACGATCAGCTCCGTCCGCCAGCCTTCCGCGTCGAGGATGGCCCGCGCTCCCTCCAGGTTCCCGCACGTGATCCGCGACGCCGTCTCGCAGCGGATGTGGTCCGCAGGCACGCCGTGCTCGACAGCGTACGCTTTAGCCACCTCCGCCTCGGCCAACAGGTCCCCGTCCCCCACCCCGCCTGTAAAGACCAGGGCCTTCACGTCCCCCGCCTTATACAATCCGATGGCGTGGTCAATACGCGCCTGAAATACCGGCGACGGCGCCCCATCCCAAACCGCCGCCCCCAGCACAACGGCCACATCCGCCTTCCCATCCACACTCCTCGACGGGTAGACGCACATGTCGATGGCCAACGCGACGAAGACGAGCAGAACACACACGAGTCCCAGGATCAGCGCCCGCCACCAAGGTCGTCTCCTCTTCCGCGCCCTGCTCACCATCACTCACCGCTCGTTGGTGTCTAACAGCCCCCTACAGTCATGAACAGCGCCTGCGCAGATCGTCCACCTCTTGAAGAAAGTCGGCCAGACTGATGCACCTCAGCTGCCACTCCTGAATTGCCCCACAAAAGCGACGCAATTCCGTCTCTTCCGTAACGAACGCGTCGCAGTAAGACCCATACACAACGTGGTCCGTATCATAGAAGTCACCCTTCTGTGACTTCTTGTCCGGCTTGCTCTCCCTGTTGAACTGGGCACGGTGATGACCACGGCAGAACAGGACCTTGCTGTAGACCCGCAAGGACCGCACCCTCGAGATCGCTCCGTCGAGGCCCATCTCGTTAACCAGACGAGCACCGCCAGGAAAGCCCCGAAGCGACATGCGACAGATGGCTGGGTGGCTTTCCCGGACAAGCTCAGCGATGTCGCGCGTTGAAAGATTCACATCTGCCGCCTCTTTCCGAGCGATCGTTGTATCAATGATCTTCAGCATGTCCGCTTGGTGTTTGGCTCTCGCCCGATCCTTACGTTCCTGCACCTCAGCCAAGACCTGCGGATTCCTGGGCTTTGCCCTTGCCAGGTCGTGGATCATCTGGAACCTCGCTTCTTGACGAGTTCCAGAGCAGAAAACAGCACACCTCTCGATTTCCCGCAAAGCCACTCGGATCTCATCCCCAGCAATCTCTATCTTGTCCTTGAGGAAGTGCTCGCGCGATGCAACGGCCATCATAGTCTCGGCCATTTGAACGCGCCTCTCTGTCTGGGACTCGTCGCGACGAAGCGGGAGCTCGTAGAGATTCGGACGGCTGAGCGCCACATGCAGGCAGCAAGAGCGACCAAGCTCCTCAATCAGCAAGATGTCATGCTTGTTTGCTGAGAGCTTCTGCCACGCGTTGTTGTCAAGATAAACAACATCGCCTCTCAGCATGTTACGCTTCCTTTCTGGATAGCCCGTTACCTTCGACACACAATAGCGACGTGCTGCAAGAAGGATCTTCTCATACCAGTTGGAGGTCATCCATACTATGAATGGGTAATGCCACCGGCTTCAGCCGGTGGTCAACGCCCAGCCTTTCATCCCACTGAGCCGGCTTCAGCCGGCTTCTCGACAGCGGCATTTATGCAGTTTCGCACACGCACCATGAACACGGCTTAAGCCACATGTCGAGAAGCGCGCTGAAGCGCGCTCTGGATTCTTGGCGTGGTCCCGCCACCACCGGCTGAAGCCGGTGGCATTACCTACTCATAAACGGCATCGGATTTAGCCCTCAAAGGCGAACCACCACATCCCGTCAATCCTGTCTGAGGACTCCTCACTCCTCTCCTACAGCCACAGCTTCCTATCCAGCGTCCTGTACTGGATCGCTTCGCTGATGTGGCTTGAGCGGAGGACGGGGTCGTGGGGGTCGGCGCCGTTGCCGTTGGCTATGAGTTCGAGGTCGGCGATGGTGCGGGCGACTTTGAGGATGCGGTCGTAGGCGCGGGCCGAGATACCGAGGTCGCTCATGCCGCGCTTGAGGAGGTCCTGGGCTCTGTCGTCGGGGTGGCAGTACTTTCTCAGGATGCGTGAGGTCATCTGCGCGTTCGAGTACATGCCCCGGCCGGCGAACCGCTCGCGCTGGAGCTTTCGCGCT
The nucleotide sequence above comes from Verrucomicrobiota bacterium. Encoded proteins:
- a CDS encoding YdcF family protein, producing the protein MVSRARKRRRPWWRALILGLVCVLLVFVALAIDMCVYPSRSVDGKADVAVVLGAAVWDGAPSPVFQARIDHAIGLYKAGDVKALVFTGGVGDGDLLAEAEVAKAYAVEHGVPADHIRCETASRITCGNLEGARAILDAEGWRTELIVSDPLHMRRSVMMARDVGIDAYPSPTPTSRYASVGSKAGFLVREVRMYAIYLVERLFL